One Gigantopelta aegis isolate Gae_Host chromosome 1, Gae_host_genome, whole genome shotgun sequence genomic region harbors:
- the LOC121386461 gene encoding sodium/potassium-transporting ATPase subunit beta-like, translating into MASRISGVSSEWAQSSTALDQTIYKPSMDDRLADIKTFCLDVHNGTVFGRTPVQWMFVIIYYIIFYIGLFGMFAVFLVVFNWIVDLNYPTMQGVDSILKVPGLSFRPMPGTRSTVVRFVKGDASTYTQYLDHMEAYLRYYENQNQQGENYIDCTEIRTRRTTELSKVCRFNIEMLGASCVKQQNFGFDDGQPCILLKLNRIYNWIPEEFVNASMAEDDISEEWEQWSISVKCFGENEVDRENMGPLTYHPPKGFPFKYYPYLNQQGYRSPLMFVRFEEPVPGIMLMITCKAYAKNIYHNRVELAGMVHFELLVD; encoded by the exons ATGGCGTCCAGAATTTCAGGTGTCAGCTCAGAATGGGCGCAATCGAGCACGGCGCTCGATCAAACCATTTACAAGCCATCTATGGACGACAGACTGGCAGATATTAAAACCTTTTGCTTGGATGTCCATAATGGTACCGTGTTTGGTAGAACACCTGTGCAGTGGA tgttCGTAATTATTTACTACATCATTTTCTACATTGGCTTGTTTGGGATGTTTGCTGTATTTTTGGTCGTGTTCAATTGGATTGTCGACTTGAACTACCCGACAATGCAGGGAGTGGACAGCATTTTGAAAGTGCCAG GCTTATCCTTTCGTCCCATGCCTGGCACCCGATCGACAGTTGTGAGATTTGTGAAAGGAGATGCCTCGACCTACACTCAGTATCTCGACCATATGGAAGCATACCTTCGAT atTATGAAAATCAAAATCAACAAGGAGAGAATTACATTGATTGCACTGAGATACGCACTCGGCGTACAACCGAACTGTCGAAAGTCTGTCGATTCAACATCGAGATGTTGGGTGCATCATGTGTCAAGCAGCAGAATTTTGGATTTGATGATGGCCAGCCATGTATTTTGCTTAAATTAAACAGG ATTTATAACTGGATCCCAGAAGAGTTTGTCAATGCGTCGATGGCCGAGGACGATATAAGCGAAGAGTGGGAGCAGTGGTCTATTTCTGTGAAGTGTTTCGGCGAG aaTGAAGTTGACCGAGAAAACATGGGTCCTCTGACCTATCATCCACCGAAAGGATTTCCCTTCAAATATTACCCGTACCTGAACCAGCAGGGCTATCGGTCGCCTCTTATGTTTGTGCGCTTCGAGGAGCCGGTGCCCGGCATCATGTTGATGATAACGTGCAAGGCCTACGCCAAGAATATCTATCACAACAGAGTGGAACTTGCCGGGATGGTCCATTTTGAGCTGTTGGTGGATTAG